Genomic window (Aquimarina sp. BL5):
ATTTTCAATTACAACCATTTTTGATACTAGCAATAATGGCATTAATCTTAGTACCAATACAAACCAGCTTTGAAGAGTATTTTTTTAGAGGATATTTAATGCAAGGACTAGGTATTGCTACAAAGACGAAATGGATTCCTTTTGTAATTACTTCTGTTACGTTTGGATTAATGCATATTGCCAACCCAGAAGTAAGCAAGTTGGGACCTATAATTATGATTTATTATATTGGTACAGGATTTTTCTTAGCAATTATGACCTTGATGGATGAAGGGTTGGAATTAGCATTAGGATTTCATGCTGCCAATAACCTTGTAACCGCTATGTTGGTAACATCTACTTGGACTGCTTTTCAAACAGATTCTGTATTATTATATACCGCAGAACCTGAGGTTAATCTCGAAATTCTATTTCCAGTATTGATTATATTTCCTGCCTTTTTATTCATTTTAACCAAAAAATATAAATGGTCTGGATGGAAAGATAAATTATTCGGAAAAATAGAACCAGAACTTCAGACAGAAGAATGATAACAAATTCATAATATACAATTTACCTAAACGTAACCTATGAATATACTAGAAAATTGAAATTTGGATATGCAAATAGATAATACATTTTCTACACCACAAGTACACCAAGATTTTAGTATTAATAGACAGTCTTTGGATAATGAAGAATTGCAACGGATTGCTTACAATTTCATTAAAGAAGGAGAGTTTTATGAACAGGAAGTTGGTAACTTTCTATTAGATTGGTTGAATGATAAAGATCACATTGTGGTAAGTACATCAGGTTCTACTGGAAAACCTAAAAACATAAAGATTTATAAACAACATATGGTTAATAGTGCCAAGGCTACAGGTGCTTTTTTCAAAGTTAATGAAGGTACAACGGCCTTATTGTGTTTGCCAGCTACTTATATTGCGGGTAAAATGATGTTAGTTCGAGCAATGGTACTAGGATGGAAAATAGATTTAGTTCCGCCTAAAACAAATCCATTGGATACTGTCTATAAGCAATATGATTTTTGTGCTATGGTACCATTGCAACTTGATAATTCAATCAATAGACTTCATCTTCTTAAGAAATTGATAGTAGGAGGAGGGACCGTATCAGAGAACCTTAAAGAGCTTATACAAGGAATCAAAACTAAAATTTTTGAAACCTATGGAATGACCGAGACAGTAACTCATGTTGCCGCACGAAGAATTAACCCAAAGAAGAAGGATAAAAAGGATGGTAAATACTTCAGAGCATTACCTAACATAACATTAGGTATAGATGATAGGAATTGTTTGATAATTAAAGCTCCTCAGCTTAATGAAGAGACTGTTATAACGAATGATGTAGTGGAGCTTAAAACATATAAAAAGTTTATCTGGAAAGGACGTTACGACAATGTGATTAATAGCGGAGGTATCAAATTGTTTCCCGAAGAAATTGAAACAAAACTACAATTACTTATTGGGCATCGTTTTTTTATAACAAGTATTCCTGATGATACCTTAGGAGATAAAGTGATCTTAATCATTGAGAATGTTTATGATGAGTTAATGTATAAAACCTTAAAAGAAGCTATACATAGTATTAAAACACTTTCTAAATACGAAATACCTAAGAAAATTTATTTCATCCCTCAATTTATAGAAACAGATAATGGAAAAATTCAGCGTGCTAAGACGTTAGAATTTGTAGTAGGATCATAATCCAAAGAAAAACGTAGCCTCATAATTTTGCTTTATCTAGTAAAATAAAATTGTTTTATATCTCATAATGATAATAATTATGGAAGATTAGAAAACATTCACCAACTTATTTTTCACTTTTTGTTTTTCTTAATACTTTTCAAACTTTTCTTTTTTTAACTATAATTTAATAGAGGCTATCGCAATACAGATTATTCCCTTAATGTATCCTTATAGGGGAATACAAAGCTAAAAATTATGCGGTACATTCCTTAAGCATATAATGATATACCAGAAATTGTTTTTTTTCGGAATCTAATTACCCAAGTTGTTTTATGCTTAATGCTCTAAGTAGTATAGTTTCTTTCCTTGAAAACCTCTTTGTGTAAATGTATTATTCCCTGTTTTTAGGAAGGTTTAGCATAATTGCTTAAACACTACTCAAGCATTATGGTTATTAATCAAGATGTAATATATAGCTGATTAGAATCAGGGGTAAATAACCTGTTAAACAAGTATTTATACGGTTACCTTTCATGTTGATTACGTTGTAGCTTTGTAATGTAGTACTATATAAACAAGTTTAAATATCTGATTTCAGGTACAAAGACAGGGGCAATTCTTAATGTTTTTTATGAACAAAAAACGACATCAATGATATCATCATTTTTATAATTTATGGTACAGTGAATTTTCCAATATTGGATAACCGATTCATAAAACAATATTCAAAATTTAAATATACCTGATCACTATATTTTTCTATTAAGGGTGGCTTCGTTTAATATAAATTAATAATTAATAAAACAAAATTATGAGCACAAATGGTATTTCAACAGCCGGTGGGAAATTGTTTTTTTCAAACCCTCCTCATCCAGATTCAAGTCATACACCTGAATTTAAAGAACTTCATGATATAAAAGATTTTAAAATAGAAACTCCAGCTAAAAGTAAAAGCTTAGCTAAATCGAGTTTGCCTAAAGTTGCGGTTTATGCGGTAGCCCCAGATGTCGTGGTTACTGCTGCTAATCCTTTGGTTATTTCGGGTAGTGGCCCTGTTTCGGTCGGCTTTGGAAAGGTAACGATTGAACCAGGAGGACAAATTAGAGTATTGACAACGGCCGATATTAGAATCGATGAATTAATAAAAAAATAATAAAAAAAACATTCGAAATGAGCAATTTAACAGGTGATATAATCATATCCGGTGCTGACGGTATGGAAGGTTCAAATGGAAAAAGTCAAACAACTCCCGCGCATAGTGGAGATAATGGTAGAAATGCGAACTGCGATTGGGATTCAGTTTGTCGTCCAAGTTCAAGCTCCGGTACGTCAGGAAGTAGTGGAATAGCAGGAGGAACTGGATCTTCTGCAGGAGATGGTGTAGACTGCCCTTCAGCTACTATAACAATAGGACAACTTACAGGAACAATAACTGTTTCTGCTGCTGCAGGAAGTGGCGGAGAAGGTGGAGATGGTGGAACTGGGCAAGCTGGTGGAAATGGTGGAGACGGAGGAAAACCCTCTGGATGTCCTGCTGGTTCTGATTGTGGTGGTAGTAATGGTGGAGACGCAGGAACCGGCGGAGACGGCGGAAATGGCGGAAATGGTGGAAACGGTGGAAACGGAAGTCAAATTGTAGTACAGTACCATGGTGGAAACGTTCTCACCTCAACTCCAACACCAAAGGGTGGACTAGGAGGAGTATCTGGTGTAGCCGGTGTAGCTGGTAAAGCCGGTTCTCCAGGAGGAAAACCAGCTAGTGGTGGTACAGCAGGAACAGGAGGTACCGCAGGAAATAATGGTACACCAAGTCATATTATTACACAACCAGTATAGTAAAAAGCGTATTTATGAATGATACTAAAGAAAATATCATTAATAATGTAACGCAACTTTCATCTTATGCTACAACACTTAGCTTGGCTCCGGCTAAGCAGGTGTTGCAGCTTAGAGATGAATTACTTGCCTTACCAAATGGAACTAAGTGGACCCTTGGTGGTAGATCGGGATTAAATTCTGATGGAAGTCCACTTCAATATTGTATTAGTTCTTCTAATAGCGGATTGCACGGACGGTTTATAAGTGATCCTTCTTGTATAATAGGTCCACCAAAAGAGCGATATCAATATAGTTATTTGGCTTTACAAAAGCTTTATAAAAGAACTGGATCTATTGATATTCAGAAGATATGTGAAGAAATGCTAGCATATCATTTGCCTAAGGAACAAGAAATACTAGATGAATATCCTGATGGGGTATTTTGGTTAGGAGCTTCACCTGATAGATCCGGTATGGCTGTTTACGTAGACGGAAGAAGAGGAGGGCATAATGCTTCATGGGAACGCTTAAGAAACTGGCTCATTGATTTAATGCCAAATAATACAGAAGTAGATTCTTTTATAAATTCTGTAAAACCTTTTGCAGATATTATGAGCATAGGTTTAGAAGGAAGTAATTTAAGAAACCTAAGAGCAAAAATCTATTTCCGTTTATCAAAGCTTATTTCATTTAAGGATTTAGACATTCCTCTGCTAAGAGAAGACAAGTTTACTACTTTTCTAAATGATGTTGTTGGAGATAAAGCAATAAGGCTTTCTGGACTTGTTTTTAACATAGGTTTTCATATTGCTTCCTCTACAATGTTTGATGCAAAAATAGACGTATGTGGTTGTAATTCTTGTGTAAAACTGAACTCTAAAGAATGGATTGCATTACTGAATAAAACAACATTAAAGAATGATGTAAAACCATTTCCGGTAGATGATAGTGTTCTTGATAATCAGTGTGCTATTTCTTATTACGGAATGGGGGTTGATAGAAAAGGTAATGTTAGAATAAATTTATACTTAAAAAATAAATTATTGAACTGAAATAGTTACTGTTATCTCCTAAGACTTTCTAATTAAAACTAATAGAATACAATAAAAATTTATAGATGAAACAAGATGTAATTATTCCTAGAAATAGAATTTTAATTTACTATCAGGGGTATTGTGGGAAATGTAAAATTTTATCAAAGTTAGTAGTGTTGCTTTCTTTCAACTTTGTGAAAAGAATTCCTCTGGAAGTAGATGATAGTATTAAACTATTTTTTGAGGACTATCCAAAAGCCAAAGGGTATCCCATTCTTTTTTTAGGAGCCAGACCTATATATAATTATTGGGTGTTCCCTGCTGTTCCTTTTGCAATCATGTTATCCTGGGTGTATCGTATACAAATGATTTTTGGTAAAAAGTAATAATTCTTTGCGATCCAAACAATAACGATTGTTAATT
Coding sequences:
- a CDS encoding CPBP family intramembrane glutamic endopeptidase codes for the protein MYIEQGRKGKLGMWKYLFPPIGFFGLMILNFLVSLLMGADTETVMQDQIETLGKPLFFLIAVGPFVVFLGALFFWVKIVHQQSITSLTTSRKKIDWKRVFFMFGLMALYICITTYIGYVIAPDDYEINFQLQPFLILAIMALILVPIQTSFEEYFFRGYLMQGLGIATKTKWIPFVITSVTFGLMHIANPEVSKLGPIIMIYYIGTGFFLAIMTLMDEGLELALGFHAANNLVTAMLVTSTWTAFQTDSVLLYTAEPEVNLEILFPVLIIFPAFLFILTKKYKWSGWKDKLFGKIEPELQTEE
- a CDS encoding AMP-binding protein, which translates into the protein MQIDNTFSTPQVHQDFSINRQSLDNEELQRIAYNFIKEGEFYEQEVGNFLLDWLNDKDHIVVSTSGSTGKPKNIKIYKQHMVNSAKATGAFFKVNEGTTALLCLPATYIAGKMMLVRAMVLGWKIDLVPPKTNPLDTVYKQYDFCAMVPLQLDNSINRLHLLKKLIVGGGTVSENLKELIQGIKTKIFETYGMTETVTHVAARRINPKKKDKKDGKYFRALPNITLGIDDRNCLIIKAPQLNEETVITNDVVELKTYKKFIWKGRYDNVINSGGIKLFPEEIETKLQLLIGHRFFITSIPDDTLGDKVILIIENVYDELMYKTLKEAIHSIKTLSKYEIPKKIYFIPQFIETDNGKIQRAKTLEFVVGS